One Intestinimonas butyriciproducens genomic window, TGCGCCTCCGTTACCCCCATCACCTCCTGGCTGGACACCGCACAGGTGCAGAACATCCTGCGGGACATCATGGGGGCCCAGCCTGCCGAGTGGTATGAGGCCCAGAGTGTGGTGGACCCGGTGGTGGCGGCCTACGGCGCCTATCAGAAGGCCATCACCATCTATAACCTGCCCTCCTCCTTCATGGTGGCCATCACCGCCAGCGTGGTCCCCGCCATCGCCGCCTGCCGGGCCCGGCGGGATCTTGTGGGGGCGGGCCGCATCGCCGAATCCTCCATGCGGGTGGGCATGCTGCTGGCGCTGCCGGCCGGGATCGGGCTGCTGGCCCTGGCCGGGCCCATCATGCAGCTGCTCTATCCTACCACCGATCACGCCATCGCCGACCCCTCCATGATGCTCCTCGGGCTGGCGTCCATCTTCGTGTGCATTATGCTGGTGTGCAACTCCGTGCTCCAGGCCAGCGGCTTTGTGAATCTGCCCATCGTCATCATGGTGGCGGGCTGCGCCGCCAAGCTCATCGTCAATAACTTCATGGTGCGCAGTGTGGGCGCCGTGGGTGCCGCGGTGGGTACCCTGGTGTGCTACATCATCGTGGCCGTGCTGGAGCTGGCCCTCATCAAGCGGGTCATCCCCGCCGCGCCCAGCTATGGCCGGGTCTTTGTCAAGCCGGCGGCGGCGGCGGCCGTCATGGGACTGGCAGTCTGGGCCGTCTACGGACTGCTCGACCGCTTCTTGGGCAATACCCTCTCCACCCTGGGCGCCATCTGTGTGGGCGTGCTGGTCTACGCCGTTTTGGTGGTCGCGCTGAGAACAATTTCCAGGGAAGACCTTTCGCTGATGCCCAAGGGGGATAAAATTGCTAAGATTTTGCGGCTTTAAGGCAGTTTTATCAAAAAATAGCTTGCAGAAGGGTTGAAAATATGATAGATTTTGAAAAGAAGTCCTTTTACGGGGTGGAGGACCTGCGGGAGATCGTCCGCATCCTGCGGGCGCCCGGCGGATGTCCCTGGGACCGGGAGCAGGACCATCACTCCATCCGGCGCAATCTGCTGGAGGAGGCCTATGAGGCCGCCGAGGCCATCGACGAGGGAAACCCCGAGCACCTGCAGGAGGAGCTGGGGGACGTTCTGCTACAAGTCGTCTTTCATGCGCGCATGGAGGAGGAGCAGGGGGGCTTCGATCTGGACGATGTGGCCGACGGCATCTGTAAGAAGCTCATCTACCGCCATCCCCATGTGTTCGGGGATGTGACCGTCTCCGGCAGCGGAGAGGTGCTCCAGAACTGGGAGGAGCTCAAAAAGAGGGAAAAGCACCAGACCACGGCCGCGGACAGCGTGGATTCCGTGGCCCGGAGCCTGCCCGGCCTGTGGCGGGCGGAAAAGATCCAGAAGAAGGCCGCCAAGGTGGGCTTCGACTGGCCGGACGTCTCGGGCGCGCTGGAAAAGCTGCGCGAGGAGGCGGGAGAGCTGGAGGAGGCTGTCCGGGAGGACACCAACGTGGCGGAAGAGCTGGGCGATCTACTGTTCGCCGCCGTCAATGTGGCCCGATTCGTAAAGGTGGACCCGGAGGACGCCCTGAGCGTCGCCTGCGACAAGTTCGCGCGGCGGTTCCGCCAGGTGGAGGCATCGGCCGCCGCCCAGGGGAAGACTCTGGATGAGATGACCCTGGCTGAGATGGACCGGCTCTGGGACGAGGCCAAAAAGCAGGAGGCTTAAAGGCCGGACGCGGGGGGATGGCTGCCATTCTTCGGCGCGGCTTTAAGTAATACAAAGGACGTGAACGATCTTTACGCCCGAGACTATCTT contains:
- the mazG gene encoding nucleoside triphosphate pyrophosphohydrolase gives rise to the protein MIDFEKKSFYGVEDLREIVRILRAPGGCPWDREQDHHSIRRNLLEEAYEAAEAIDEGNPEHLQEELGDVLLQVVFHARMEEEQGGFDLDDVADGICKKLIYRHPHVFGDVTVSGSGEVLQNWEELKKREKHQTTAADSVDSVARSLPGLWRAEKIQKKAAKVGFDWPDVSGALEKLREEAGELEEAVREDTNVAEELGDLLFAAVNVARFVKVDPEDALSVACDKFARRFRQVEASAAAQGKTLDEMTLAEMDRLWDEAKKQEA
- a CDS encoding putative polysaccharide biosynthesis protein; translation: MGNREKKSTFFGGAAILAAGIAIVKLIGAVYKIPLGNILGDEGFGHFNNAYVIYNLLLMVSTAGLPVALSKTISEANALGRRNQVHRVFNVALVTFFLLGAVSFAVMFLFAQPLADLQGDGMAVYAVQAIAPACFFVCVLSTFRGYAQGHSNMVPTAVSQIIEALGKLIIGLALAWFLVQQGMSSAFSAAGAIFGVTCGAGICLIYLIADHVRRRRSETGRLDDAPEDHGVILKKLMVIAVPITLCASVTPITSWLDTAQVQNILRDIMGAQPAEWYEAQSVVDPVVAAYGAYQKAITIYNLPSSFMVAITASVVPAIAACRARRDLVGAGRIAESSMRVGMLLALPAGIGLLALAGPIMQLLYPTTDHAIADPSMMLLGLASIFVCIMLVCNSVLQASGFVNLPIVIMVAGCAAKLIVNNFMVRSVGAVGAAVGTLVCYIIVAVLELALIKRVIPAAPSYGRVFVKPAAAAAVMGLAVWAVYGLLDRFLGNTLSTLGAICVGVLVYAVLVVALRTISREDLSLMPKGDKIAKILRL